The stretch of DNA TGGGcatgctgcaaacacacacacacacacaaaaaccaaccaaTATAACATTGGACCATTTTTATTGGCTCATGCTGTTTCATGCATCAATATTTTAGCGAAGAATATTCCCTTTGAGTTATGTGTTGGGGTTACAATCAACATCCACAATAGCCTTTGTACAACAGAATCTACATATAATTCATAATCTGTCATGAAATTATATTGCACTGTGATTAAAACAGgggttgtttttaatttctgtatttgtcataTGGCAGCCCTTTCAGACCACCTCTTCTTGTTGAACACCACCAATCGCACACTGAGTTGGATCACATCCAGAAGTACAGCTTTGCTCTTTAACTGCAAATTGCAAGTTTGAAATAAATTTTATCATCAGAAAGAGAGAAGTATCTATCAATGTGAGGGTGACGATAACAGAGTATTTAGCAAGTAGATTCACGTGATGACACAAGGTTGGCCAGTGACATTTTGGCTTAGAATGTAAGAGAGCAGATCTTTCAATAGCACATTGAAAATAGCTTGGGATATAGTGTTTCATATCTGTTTTTACTTTATATCTAATAATAAACTAGATTTATGACTTTGTGAGGTCAGGTAATTTGAAACTGTGCCCTGCAACTGTAACCCTCCAGTGGGAAAGCAAATCCCTCACCAGTATGAAACTAATATAGACCACTAGAGGGAGACCTCCCTACATAAGTTGTGGGTGCTCAGGGAGATCGAGCAAACTGAATTAGGAGaggttattaaaaaaatataaacaaaggTAATTTAGAACTTTTTAAAATGCCAGCAGTAATTTTAGGAAAACATATGAGGGTTAAAGTTAGATTTAGAATAATACCTGGGCAATAATGCATCTTGAGTGTTAGCCCTAGGGTGACCCCAATCCCTTTGGTTCTGCCTGTTGGTCTTACAGGTGCAGTGGCAAGTACCGAGGTCAAGCAGAAACTCCAAGAGTTTCTGTTGAGCAAATCAGCCAAAGACCCTGCCAGTAATGGTGCCACTCACTCTTTCATCCATCACCCGAAACTCTGGTACAcgtaagtcttttttttttttttttttccagagtgaGATACAATTACAAATACTATATTTAAATCCCATTGGAACATAATTTTAGTAACTTTTCACATCCTTTCAATAATTTTTGTCATCAGGTCTTCTCACCACACATCACTGGACCAAAGCTCTCCACCTCTGGGTGGCACATCTCCCAACTGCCAATATACTCTCCCATCGCCCATAGAGAGCAAGGATGACTTCCCCTTGAGGAAGACAGGTCTGTTAatttgcacacacataaacaaacacagtgcaGATATGAAACTGCTATTACAGATCCATACATGCATACGAAAATCTGCACCAGCAAACAGCTCGATGAAGAGATATCGCTGTGGGTGTTCTAGATGCTGCCCTGTATTAGTCATTATTAGTCATTTTCCATTTACTGTGCTGGGTTATTAATACAGTGAGTGTCTTTTTGACCCTTGTCAATCAATCTACCCAGTGAGTATTTCCTGAGGTTACTCCTGACCTGCTAATGACATTAGTTAGGCTCATTATGACCCCTGCCCCCTCCTCATTCCTCCAGGGCTCAACAAAAAACTTTCACAGGAGGTGACACATGCCAGAAAAGTAGTTTAAACCTTCCTTGTTCCTATTTGACTTATCCTAAAATGTATTAGGCAACAACAGACTTTAATtgcatgttttcactttgcaagtttaaattttaattacagttatttGTACTGAAATTACCTTGCCATTATTTAAAAGGGACCACAGTTGTCcctatgttaaaataataaaccaaGTTCCAGGGCCTCTTCCAGTGATAAATTAGAAAATTAAAGCTGATTAATTTCTCCTGAGTTATGGgctttaaaaactattttgaaaAGACGTAGGTCTCCTCTAGAAAGGCAGCTCAGGTTTGTTGATTTAAAGTTTGAGGAACCCTTTGGGAATTGCTGTATAAATAGGAATAATTCCTGCCTTTCGTGGTTTGCACAAGCACCAGTGCTCGCCAAGCTAAAAACTTCATAATTCGGCAATGAGGTCACCAAATTACATTATGTTCTTTTCCCTTCTGTGTCTCTTTTAATTACATTGGAAAACAATTATACTTGTTGAGTTATAACCACAGGCCTGTCATGTTGCATGTATACACAATTTAGAGATCAGGCAAAGGAATTATATCTTGTAAAATAAAGTAACTACATGCTGAGAATACATGTTAGAGAGGTAAATGAAAGCGTTGAGAGCTTTCATTTATTGTAATCTCTTTGAATTGTACCATTCTTGTAACAGAGAAATCTTTTTTCTAAATATGTAATTACATCTATGATACATGAGTGAGTTAAGACCCACAAGCTAAGGAATTGCCTTACAAGTACAAGTTTAAGACAGAGACTGTAGCGTTGTTTACTCTTCACTATGAATGCAGAGAGGCAGGTTTAAACAAATCATTGGACAGATAGAATTTCtgtccttctgctgctccaacACGCCATTTTCATGCTTTCATCTGTGATTAAATCCTCCATGCACTGATGAAACTATTTCTTGCTCTTTGGATTCCTGAATCTATATGTGGTCATTTCCTGCTCAGGCCTTCCTcccccacttcctgtctgtcttcattAGAGTCCTTTGAGGGCTTGGCACGCGAGGGGGACACACAAAGGTGGTGTTGTTCCTCAAGCCACTGGCTGTCACTGATAGCTGATTGGCAGGTGTTAGTGAGTTAGGACGGGCAGGCAGAATGAACCTCATTGGACTGTTTACTTTAGCAAAGATAGCTCTCTCAAAAGAAAGTGGAGATGACTCAAACGCAACACGTTAGACTCCCACTGCTTCATTTGGCTGGAGGGCAAAAGATCTTCTTTTTCTGGTCAAGTTTGAGGTTGACACTGAGGTTTATGATCTGCACATCATATTCTGTATATTttccttaaccctaacccttttctaAAGTTTAGCAACAACAACTTGTGTATTGTAAAGTTTAATCAAGTAAGCTTAATGTTTTTACATTCTCTGTCCTGGAAATAGGAATTAGTGAGTGCATGTTTTTCTTGTCCCACTCACTTCAGGTTTTGAAAGCTTTTTTCCGTACTTTAATCCATGTTTTCCATCTGAAATACTATTTAGTATGCACATGCAGAGGACAATATAGCCGCCCTGCAAAAGGCAGAAATATGTCATCTACAGGGAACTATGTACCAGCACAGAAAataacctggaaaaaaaagaacagttgTGTTGATCTTGCTTTCATTTCCCTTaaccaaaaaattatttcacattattaaCATGTTTGCTTATATTTATGATCTTTGTTTCACTTCCAGCAACTAGAATAGACTGGACCACGGGCATTTTGTAGTTTGTGCCAAGAATAGTTGCAGCTTAGCAGCGAGAAGTGCAACAGCCTCTTCGGTCTTGACCTAGTTACCAAATGTGTGCATTCAGCAGGTGCAGAAaagattttcaaaaataatCCTACAAAAGTAAAATTGTGAAGCCCAAAGCATTTCAAAGAAGATCTTATGTATAGACTCCCTATGTTAAGAATATAATAAGATAAGAAGTGAACTTGCTGAGCTTCTGACAAAGAATATCTAAGCACTGAAGAACTCAACTGAGCTTTGGTTAAAAATGCTAAAGGGACAGCGACCGGTGAGCATTAATTCATCCATTTCAGCCTGAGTTCATGTGAGAATACAAGGCAAAATGCACAGCACGGCTCCTTATGTACAGAATACACACTGCAGCTCTCCACATAGCCATCCCTCCAGATACAGGATATAATGGATGCAGACACTCATGATGGCAGCATAGGTAAAAGTCTCATTAAAGGGAGATAACACAACACATGCCACAAGCCCTGCAGCAAGCCGTTTAAACGCACTAAGGTGATTGAGTTATAACAATGTAATATTACAGGCATTACTGTATCTTTTTATGCACTCTGCAGTCAGAGCAGCAATGACCCAGGTGTGCACATTATGCTTTGCCACTGCCATCATTGCCTCCTATTGCACTGTGCACCAGGGCATTTTTTTCCATGGAGACCAGTGAGAAAGTGTTTGTTCCTGTGCTGCTGTCTGGCGTTCCCGTGGCGACCAATTGGGATGCGTAGCTTGGTGGCAGCAGTGTGTAAAAATAGAAAGCAATCAAGGCAGCAGGGCGTGAAGCAGATTCATATGACTCCCAACAGCGTTTTCTCTCCATTTATCTTTCCTacctcctttcttcctccctcgctctctttcATTCTACCTCACACCCACAGGATTAGAGGTCTGTGCCATGTATTAGGGAAGAGGgttttgctgcttttgacaAAATCCAGAAATAGCAGCATCTGGCCCACTCTCCTAGCTGTGCCCCCATCCCcgttccctctcctcctccctgcagtGTGCCCACGTCATAGCCCCACTTCCGTAGGTATAGCTGTATGTTGCACACATTGCAAAGACCTATTTAATTATTGATCTGGGCTAAATAATTGAAACAGGTTGGCTATTGTGTAACGGTTTACATAACTTCAGTACAGTTTTGTGCTCTGGCTTTCGTACTAAAAGACTAGCTTATCTATTCTGCTGTAGAATTTCATATCCAAAGGGTTGGTGGGAAGTCCATATGAGACGTGTTGACCTAGTGAATCACTGCCACTGTGACTCGACGGGGACACGACTCAACAGTCAGACACAAAAGCATTTGCATACATTTATAAAATGAGTGATGCTTCAAATGTTGATAATTAATTCCTCGATTCAACCCCCAGGTTTTATTAAATTCTTCGCACTATGTTTCCTTTGCTTGTACTTAAAATGGTGTTTTTGGACTAAACAGAGGTCCTTTTTTATCAGATGTCTGAGCTGCACATATAGGGACATGTCCTGGTTTCTTATATGCATTATTCATTGAGTACAGGACGCCCAGGTCTTTACGTATGATAGCTATTTaagtaataacattttattactttttcatttaaagacaataaaaaacaaactaatctCCAGAATCACAGTTCTTTGGCACTGCTGACCTCCTGCTTATGTTTTTGGtgattgggttttttttgttggcccTTTAGAAACAACAGCATAGGCAAAATTTCACTGTCATTAAACTTGTTTTGGTGCTTCAAGGATGGCAATTATCAGCTGTGTGTAATGTTAATGTGTTGTTGAATGTTTCTAGAAAGGACTCAGTGAATTTACTCtgattaaataagaaaaaaaaaaggattatcCACTGCTATGCATCCAGTCTGTTAGACAAAATACCCGTAATTGATATTTGTTCTTAAATACCTGTCAAAAAGTATTGAAGGAATATGTCCATTGTGAAGAATATTTTGTCAGCTTTGTCAGCTAACTCTGGATCAGTTCAGGCCagactgtgtgtgattgtgtgtttcttcagaGTAGTGTGTTCGGATCGTGTATTTGGGTATCTCTGTTTTGCATTAGGAGGAGGGGGAGTGGGGAGAGCCTGAAACATCTGCCATGTTTTTATGTTAGTTTAACTGTTGCTACTGTATCAGACTGTGGTCACCAGGGCGGCAGGTAGCGGACTATTTCACTTAGCGTGTTGCTCAACCTAATTTAGTCCAGATGAGGTGGAAATGGGCCCAATCCTGAGTCATTTAATTTATCTGAAACCTGCTCTGAATTTCACTGAAACTAAAATTGTAACATGTCAAAGCATGGCAAcattgcttattttttttttactgagggCATATTTTAGTTTCCTCTCATTCTGTGATGCTACTATTTTCCTTGATAAAGTTCATTTCATTCAGGCTGTAGAAAAGCATCCTGTTTGACTAAGTAGCCTTGTCAGTCTCTTCCCCTTTCATGGGAATGCGGTCTCAGACTTTTGGACCTGGCTATTTAATTCTACTGTGAATTGAGAgttacacaaaaaatataaagtattTATATCTGTTCCTTATTCTTTAGCCTCTGAGCCTAACCTGAAGGTACGATCCAGACTGAAGCAGAAGGTTGCGGAGAGGAGGAGCAGTCCAATGctaaaaagaagagagggaaacaTAATGACTCCTTATAAGAAGAGAGCACTGGAGCTAATGGGTGTGTAGTTACaggttacatttaaattttttcaacATTCATTTACAACATTTTTCTGTAATAGCATGCACAAAAATGTCTATATACTATTAtcaggtatttaaaaaaaaaaaaaaacactggccATAATACAAGCCTTTATACTGGTTTTATTGTTAGATTGTTGATAATAATGAGCAGTTTTACAATGCAGTGGCATATAATGGTCAATACACATGCATTACTGTACGCATAAGACCATTGTGCGGCTGTCATACCAAGTCgcctctgtgtatgtgtgttgagCATAGAGTGAGTATACATACTATGTGTCTAACTCATTGATGTTTCCTAGACTCTACACCAACTAACAGTGCTCCTGGCTCTGGCCCCAGCTCTCCCATAGGGGCCTCCAGTGCCTTGGGGGCTGAAAATGGACCCTCCTCTCTGCCTACTACCACAAAAACTGAGGTatgttaaataaatcaaatcataaatcataaaattcTGAATGATTTGCACTTCTGAGGTTGTTCTGTATGGAAATCATGTGGATATCAAAACTTTGATGTCAGGGCACTAAATGCCTTTGTGCCCTTTTGCTTGCAGCTACAAACACAGCCAGTTGTCCTCTCTCTGTTGCACTCCAATGAAAATGGTTCCCCACGCTGACATTAAAGAGGCACAGCTTGACACGCGtatctgataaaaaaaaaaaaagaagggactTCTGAACGCTCTCATCGAAAAAACACAATAGATATTGAAATGCTGTTAAGTTTTATATCCAAAATTTTTTAGAGATACTTTACaatctgtcttttgttttacaagaacaaaacaaaactcccaTCTTTGCTTTAACTGTAAGGTTGCAGTTGGCTTATAATGGTGTTTCTGTCACTGACCTGGCTTCGTGCCTGCACTGAGTTGTTCTGAGGCGTTTCCCAATAGATTCATGGCTGAGTTACTGACCAGAGCCCCCGCTGGACCAATCTCACAAAGCAGGCCATTATAGAGGGTGGCAGATATGACACATCTCTGAACAATCTTAATAgaacagctgtgtttttctgaagtATCACTGTTTACTCTCCCAGGGACCTCCAGTGACACAGAGAATGCAGAGACGCCTTGACATTGGGCTGAAGGTCAGGGCTTAAGGAGACAGACGAACTGTGGAGTTTAATTGATATCCCAGGCACTAGTagccaaagacacacacatgctaacaacataaacacacaggatTGCTTTTGTATCAGCTCAAGCTGAGACTCTCATGAAAGTCATTGGTGGACTGTGGGGCTGCCCGTAGACCTCATGCCTGTTGCAAAAGCAAGGCGTGTTTGTGCACCGTTACATTCGGTATCCTTTTTCACAGGGAACGTGTCCCTCGGGTCAAATATGGCCCGGATATCCACACGCAGGTCACTGAGTACTGGTAGGGGTTGGAAGGATAAACATGGCTGTTCCAAAACCACATGCTGGTCCACTGCTCTGCTGGGTACAGGAAGTATGCCCCAGTGCTGATGTTCTCTGAGAGAGTAGCCTGAGGGTGGGGACCAGCGAGTAAGGAAAGGCAGCAGGCAGGATTGTGTACTGAGAAACCAAGGGGGAGGTGGTGGATTTAGAGTCTGCGATGTTGTATAATATCATATCATCCTCACTGGTGTCATTCTGTGGAGCTCCAGGGAACTTTTGGTAACTGCCACACCTTTAAATCATCCATCACAGAAACTCATACCTTTCCATTCGCAAGGGGGACTTTTGTCCGTTATAGTGCATTAAGGTTCAGGCCACTGCACATGTTGCCTTTTGAAATTGTCTACAGTGGGATTTCTAAATCTGTCACCTCCTCATAAatctctctgttgttttctgtgttttatgtaGAGATGGCCTTCGCAGCCCAGACTATTCCGACCTGAGGGCTCTGTGTCCATGCTGAGCTTGTACACATCACCCTCCTTACCCAACATCTCCTTGGGGCTTTCAACAGCATCGTCACCAATTAGTGTGAGtacatttgcattcattcaaTGACACTGAGCTTTTCCAATTAGTCTGTAAATTGCAAGATGCCAGTAGTGGCTGTCTGGATTCTCTGTATGACTGCACTTCTCTGACCTGTCGccccaaataaaataataataaataatagtgAATGTTGTTCTACAGTGTCTTGGTATGCTCTTATCTTCCCCTATTACCTCATTTATCAGAGCTTTAAAAGGTCCTAGGCCACTCAAGTGCAAATCCTGATAACGACGCTGATGGTATATCCTTTTAAGGCTTATTAGAACATTCCACAAAATGTTCATCAGCTGTAGGAACCCAAAACCAGTGATGCTCTCACTTTAGCATATCTTTGTTCACAAATGatgttgttaatgtttgtaCAAATGTTCTGAATAGAGGATGGGCGTACGGCACGTGTAATTTGATTTGTTGAATAACCATTGCTCATCTGTTCTTTCAGGCGGCCATAGGATTGAAAGACAGGTCAACAGAAATTAAGCACGGGCTGCCTGGGCATCTCCTGGGACCCGTGCCCCTTCAGACAAGCCTTGAGTCTAAGGTGAGCCCAAGTCACCAGGCTCtccttcaacacctcctccagaaggAACAAATGAGGCAGCAGAAGATCCTCTCCACTGGTCAGTTTCCTCTCCTTGTTTTCAAAAATTATcttaaagattttaaataatttgaaacaCAGTTTTAGGCCAAACAcatacaaatgaatgaatatgaaaggttgttttttttttgtttgtttgtttgtttttttaggccCAGGGCCGATGTCGTCCCACCCTCAATCCCCTCTGGCCATTAAGGATCGGCCCTCCAGCAGTCGCCCGAAACTACCAAAACATCGGCCCTTGAACCGGACCCAGTCAGCTCCACTGCCTCAGAACACACTGGCCCAACTTGTCATccagcagcaacaccagcacttcctggagaaacagaaacagtacCAGCAGCAGGTCCATATAAATAAGGTATTGTACTGTTCATCTATATTCAAGTCACAAGGGTTGATTTTGACTTTCAGATTACTTTTCACAGCATTCTGCATTCCTTTTTGGGTCTCGTGAGTTCTCATTTTTCAGCAGGGAGtctgatttaatcattttaagcACACAAATGCTGATCTATTTTTAGCCTTTTGTAAAAGCATCTGTGGTCGCTCAAGTTTACAGACCTGGGCATTAGTCTGTCCCTCCCTGgaatcctgtttttttttacgaAGTAAAGAACGTCTGCCTGACTTCAAATAGGGAAGAAATGCTTCCCCTGCACTAATTCTGTTATCATAGCTTAAGGCATCAGTGCTGTGCACATGCTAAGTCTGTGAAATTCAATTCAAGCTAAGTTCAAATGAAGGAAATGTGCCCAGAATACATTTTGTTCCTCTGTGGcaatatttgtgtttctgttagCTGGCCGAGGTGACCTTGCTATACACAGAGTGTAATTATTCTGGTGAGGGACGCATGTGAGGTGGCAGACACTGTGAAAGGCAGCATTGTGTGAGCTCACATACTGATGTGTCCCAAAGCTCGGTCcttaaagagagaaacatagAGCCGCTCCTACCTGGAAGTAATAAAAAGCTCAAAGCACCACAAGCATATACTGTGTTGTACAGTATAGATGTAAAGCCCAAAGACATTTAAACAGTAACCAACCTGCTTTAATGCTAGGCACTTAGATAACAATAATATCAGCTGTAGTTGAAATTGAAAAGCACTGAGCTTCAGAATAATTGTGGCATTGTGTCTATCTGTGTCTCAAATCAGACCCTGCTGTGATCATTCAGGCCAAAGAGATCGCAAGTAAAGCCTCTTTAAGTGGAGGTTATAAATGGCCACTAATCAGGGATGAGCCCTCAGTTTTTACTGAGAGAGAAATCCGAAACATTGCCCTAATTAATTTCCTAGCAGGGGCTTGGCTGGGGTTGTTTTTAAACGTCCTTCAGTGCCTGCAACAGTAGGGGGCCCTAATGGAAATTCACAAGAGCTTAGAGATTTTAGCATGAGCACTGAACATCGTTCATACCAAACAAAGGAGGTTAATTCTTATAGCTGATGGGAGATGCTGTAGACAATAAAGTTGTTGGTTACCAACTGTAAAGGGAAGGCACTTCTAAGCTTGTTCATGGAGCCCTCTTGTGGTAAGTACTGTCATCATGGCACCAATACAGTGAGTCCAACTGAGCAAAACTGGAAGACAGTGAAACAACCCTCTGCACAGTTAACATTTTAGGTCTCTTTCATTTGATACGAAGCAAAGCTGAAAATCAGAATGAGCAATTACACTCTATTTGGCTGAGTTTGATGTGCTGAATTTAATGCAGCAGTTTGCACTGTTGAGGCTGTCTTGAACAAACCTATAAAATAACGTGTGGTGTTACTTGGCTCCCGTTTGTTTGTTATGCTGCAGAACATAGTCAAAATTGACAGGAAAAGCATTAGGCAGTaatttatccattttttttttaatcaaagttgCTGATAGGTGTTTGTAGTTATATGGGTTTAAATAAATGCCAACATGAAAATACTCACACGTGACATATGCATCCTAAGCCAGTGTTTCATTTCTCCAGATGTGTATTTATTGCAGCTTAGAGTTTTTACTTTCTCATAAAAATGACTGATGGGTGACTCATAAAGACTGTAAGATTACCACTTATTACTGATCTGACACATTTACATGATCAGAAATTACAT from Echeneis naucrates chromosome 6, fEcheNa1.1, whole genome shotgun sequence encodes:
- the hdac9b gene encoding histone deacetylase 9-B isoform X8 yields the protein MLQTIYEGESSFSTTEGRVGHQQLPDPSKMHNVNNSVDIKSDVPLAVEPLSPLDLRTDLRMLGPGSDPGLWERQLQQELLLIQKQQQIQKQLLISEFQKQHEKLTRQHQAQLQEHLKLQQELQAMKQQQELAEKERRLEQQQQQNQQEKEEERLRREQHVSSLSLRSKERSRESAVASTEVKQKLQEFLLSKSAKDPASNGATHSFIHHPKLWSSHHTSLDQSSPPLGGTSPNCQYTLPSPIESKDDFPLRKTDSTPTNSAPGSGPSSPIGASSALGAENGPSSLPTTTKTERWPSQPRLFRPEGSVSMLSLYTSPSLPNISLGLSTASSPISAAIGLKDRSTEIKHGLPGHLLGPVPLQTSLESKVSPSHQALLQHLLQKEQMRQQKILSTGPMSSHPQSPLAIKDRPSSSRPKLPKHRPLNRTQSAPLPQNTLAQLVIQQQHQHFLEKQKQYQQQVHINKLLSKSIEQLRQPSAHLQESEEEQEEQQHAGQAESMQEDRLPSAGVIRKHTLSSSSSSGSSSELPDAHCRVIKVKEEPADSEDEALTNQRLEPEQSTYLHQVKGRLVIRAMI
- the hdac9b gene encoding histone deacetylase 9-B isoform X6, whose product is MLQTIYEGESSFSTTEGRVGHQQLPDPSKMHNVNNSVDIKSDVPLAVEPLSPLDLRTDLRMLGPGSDPGLWERQLQQELLLIQKQQQIQKQLLISEFQKQHEKLTRQHQAQLQEHLKLQQELQAMKQQQELAEKERRLEQQQQQNQQEKEEERLRREQHVSSLSLRSKERSRESAVASTEVKQKLQEFLLSKSAKDPASNGATHSFIHHPKLWYTSSHHTSLDQSSPPLGGTSPNCQYTLPSPIESKDDFPLRKTDSTPTNSAPGSGPSSPIGASSALGAENGPSSLPTTTKTERWPSQPRLFRPEGSVSMLSLYTSPSLPNISLGLSTASSPISAAIGLKDRSTEIKHGLPGHLLGPVPLQTSLESKVSPSHQALLQHLLQKEQMRQQKILSTGPMSSHPQSPLAIKDRPSSSRPKLPKHRPLNRTQSAPLPQNTLAQLVIQQQHQHFLEKQKQYQQQVHINKLLSKSIEQLRQPSAHLQESEEEQEEQQHAGQAESMQEDRLPSAGVIRKHTLSSSSSSGSSSELPDAHCRVIKVKEEPADSEDEALTNQRLEPEQSTYLHQVKGRLVIRAMI
- the hdac9b gene encoding histone deacetylase 9-B isoform X5, which encodes MLGPGSDPGLWERQLQQELLLIQKQQQIQKQLLISEFQKQHEKLTRQHQAQLQEHLKLQQELQAMKQQQELAEKERRLEQQQQQNQQEKEEERLRREQHVSSLSLRSKERSRESLTGAVASTEVKQKLQEFLLSKSAKDPASNGATHSFIHHPKLWYTSSHHTSLDQSSPPLGGTSPNCQYTLPSPIESKDDFPLRKTASEPNLKVRSRLKQKVAERRSSPMLKRREGNIMTPYKKRALELMDSTPTNSAPGSGPSSPIGASSALGAENGPSSLPTTTKTERWPSQPRLFRPEGSVSMLSLYTSPSLPNISLGLSTASSPISAAIGLKDRSTEIKHGLPGHLLGPVPLQTSLESKVSPSHQALLQHLLQKEQMRQQKILSTGPGPMSSHPQSPLAIKDRPSSSRPKLPKHRPLNRTQSAPLPQNTLAQLVIQQQHQHFLEKQKQYQQQVHINKLLSKSIEQLRQPSAHLQESEEEQEEQQHAGQAESMQEDRLPSAGVIRKHTLSSSSSSGSSSELPDAHCRVIKVKEEPADSEDEALTNQRLEPEQSTYLHQVKGRLVIRAMI
- the hdac9b gene encoding histone deacetylase 9-B isoform X3, yielding MLQTIYEGESSFSTTEGRVGHQQLPDPSKMHNVNNSVDIKSDVPLAVEPLSPLDLRTDLRMLGPGSDPGLWERQLQQELLLIQKQQQIQKQLLISEFQKQHEKLTRQHQAQLQEHLKLQQELQAMKQQQELAEKERRLEQQQQQNQQEKEEERLRREQHVSSLSLRSKERSRESAVASTEVKQKLQEFLLSKSAKDPASNGATHSFIHHPKLWYTSSHHTSLDQSSPPLGGTSPNCQYTLPSPIESKDDFPLRKTASEPNLKVRSRLKQKVAERRSSPMLKRREGNIMTPYKKRALELMDSTPTNSAPGSGPSSPIGASSALGAENGPSSLPTTTKTERWPSQPRLFRPEGSVSMLSLYTSPSLPNISLGLSTASSPISAAIGLKDRSTEIKHGLPGHLLGPVPLQTSLESKVSPSHQALLQHLLQKEQMRQQKILSTGPMSSHPQSPLAIKDRPSSSRPKLPKHRPLNRTQSAPLPQNTLAQLVIQQQHQHFLEKQKQYQQQVHINKLLSKSIEQLRQPSAHLQESEEEQEEQQHAGQAESMQEDRLPSAGVIRKHTLSSSSSSGSSSELPDAHCRVIKVKEEPADSEDEALTNQRLEPEQSTYLHQVKGRLVIRAMI
- the hdac9b gene encoding histone deacetylase 9-B isoform X2, with amino-acid sequence MLQTIYEGESSFSTTEGRVGHQQLPDPSKMHNVNNSVDIKSDVPLAVEPLSPLDLRTDLRMLGPGSDPGLWERQLQQELLLIQKQQQIQKQLLISEFQKQHEKLTRQHQAQLQEHLKLQQELQAMKQQQELAEKERRLEQQQQQNQQEKEEERLRREQHVSSLSLRSKERSRESAVASTEVKQKLQEFLLSKSAKDPASNGATHSFIHHPKLWYTSSHHTSLDQSSPPLGGTSPNCQYTLPSPIESKDDFPLRKTASEPNLKVRSRLKQKVAERRSSPMLKRREGNIMTPYKKRALELMDSTPTNSAPGSGPSSPIGASSALGAENGPSSLPTTTKTERWPSQPRLFRPEGSVSMLSLYTSPSLPNISLGLSTASSPISAAIGLKDRSTEIKHGLPGHLLGPVPLQTSLESKVSPSHQALLQHLLQKEQMRQQKILSTGPGPMSSHPQSPLAIKDRPSSSRPKLPKHRPLNRTQSAPLPQNTLAQLVIQQQHQHFLEKQKQYQQQVHINKLLSKSIEQLRQPSAHLQESEEEQEEQQHAGQAESMQEDRLPSAGVIRKHTLSSSSSSGSSSELPDAHCRVIKVKEEPADSEDEALTNQRLEPEQSTYLHQVKGRLVIRAMI
- the hdac9b gene encoding histone deacetylase 9-B isoform X4 translates to MLQTIYEGESSFSTTEGRVGHQQLPDPSKMHNVNNSVDIKSDVPLAVEPLSPLDLRTDLRMLGPGSDPGLWERQLQQELLLIQKQQQIQKQLLISEFQKQHEKLTRQHQAQLQEHLKELQAMKQQQELAEKERRLEQQQQQNQQEKEEERLRREQHVSSLSLRSKERSRESAVASTEVKQKLQEFLLSKSAKDPASNGATHSFIHHPKLWYTSSHHTSLDQSSPPLGGTSPNCQYTLPSPIESKDDFPLRKTASEPNLKVRSRLKQKVAERRSSPMLKRREGNIMTPYKKRALELMDSTPTNSAPGSGPSSPIGASSALGAENGPSSLPTTTKTERWPSQPRLFRPEGSVSMLSLYTSPSLPNISLGLSTASSPISAAIGLKDRSTEIKHGLPGHLLGPVPLQTSLESKVSPSHQALLQHLLQKEQMRQQKILSTGPMSSHPQSPLAIKDRPSSSRPKLPKHRPLNRTQSAPLPQNTLAQLVIQQQHQHFLEKQKQYQQQVHINKLLSKSIEQLRQPSAHLQESEEEQEEQQHAGQAESMQEDRLPSAGVIRKHTLSSSSSSGSSSELPDAHCRVIKVKEEPADSEDEALTNQRLEPEQSTYLHQVKGRLVIRAMI
- the hdac9b gene encoding histone deacetylase 9-B isoform X1 — translated: MLQTIYEGESSFSTTEGRVGHQQLPDPSKMHNVNNSVDIKSDVPLAVEPLSPLDLRTDLRMLGPGSDPGLWERQLQQELLLIQKQQQIQKQLLISEFQKQHEKLTRQHQAQLQEHLKLQQELQAMKQQQELAEKERRLEQQQQQNQQEKEEERLRREQHVSSLSLRSKERSRESLTGAVASTEVKQKLQEFLLSKSAKDPASNGATHSFIHHPKLWYTSSHHTSLDQSSPPLGGTSPNCQYTLPSPIESKDDFPLRKTASEPNLKVRSRLKQKVAERRSSPMLKRREGNIMTPYKKRALELMDSTPTNSAPGSGPSSPIGASSALGAENGPSSLPTTTKTERWPSQPRLFRPEGSVSMLSLYTSPSLPNISLGLSTASSPISAAIGLKDRSTEIKHGLPGHLLGPVPLQTSLESKVSPSHQALLQHLLQKEQMRQQKILSTGPGPMSSHPQSPLAIKDRPSSSRPKLPKHRPLNRTQSAPLPQNTLAQLVIQQQHQHFLEKQKQYQQQVHINKLLSKSIEQLRQPSAHLQESEEEQEEQQHAGQAESMQEDRLPSAGVIRKHTLSSSSSSGSSSELPDAHCRVIKVKEEPADSEDEALTNQRLEPEQSTYLHQVKGRLVIRAMI